The genome window ATGGTATTATTATGGGCCGAATCTCCCAACCAAGGAGCCTCTGTGGCCTCACCACGTAAAACTGTCAGAACGAACCGCAGAAAACGGAATTCTTACCGCGTGCCACTTATTGGCATGGCTCTGGTCGTCATAGCGGTCATCGCCGCTGTTGTCTTCCTTGACCGTACGCACCGCAGACAGCCGGCCGTGCAGCAGGCTCCGCCTCCTGCGGTGGAGCGCCACAAGCTTCCCCCCCGCGGACCGGACCGGCCCGTTGTCCACGAGGATTACACAGGGGTCATTCACCACCCGGCCGAACCACAGCGCACACAACGCCCAACGGGACCGGGAACCTTGCCGTCGTCATCGACGACATGGGAAAGGGGCTCCCTGAAGCGCGCGCCCTGATGGATATCGGCATCCCGCTCACCTTTGCCATCATACCTGGCCTGCCGAAGGTCAGGCGGGTTGCAGAGGAGGCCCGGCAGCGGGGAATCGAGGTAATGGTGCACCTGCCTATGGAGCCCAAGGGATATCCCGAAAGGCGCCTTGAGGCGAACGGACTCCTCCTCTCCCTGGGCGACGATGAGATTGTCGGCCGGGTGAACGGTTACCTGAACGAGATCCCCCAGGCAGTCGGGGCGAATAATCACATGGGCTCGGAGTTCACGGAGAATCGTCAGAAAATGGCCGTGGTGATGGGGGTGCTGAAGGAGAGGGGGCTGTTCTTTGTGGACAGCAAGACGTCTCCGGTTTCGGTGGGGGATGCCGTGGCACGGGAAATGGGGGTGCGCACGGCGGTGCGGAACGTATTTCTCGACAATATCCAGGAGCCGGGTTACATCGCGAAACAACTTCGCCAGGCCGCTTCGATCGCCCGGAAGCGGGGCAGCGCCATAGCGATCTGCCATCCGCACCCGGCCACTATCCAGACCCTTGCCGCCGAGTTGCCGCGCCTGCGGGACGAGGGGATCACCTTTGTGTCGGTGTCGAGGCTGGTCAGGTAGCTGATACGCTATGACGAGGCGATCTGGGCCGCGATGTGCTGCTTGAGCCTGGTAAGGCCCCGGTAGCTCTCGTCCCGCAGAATCCCCTGGGGATTGTCCCGCATTACCGGGTGGACGAGGATGAAACGATCGGAGCTTCCTGCACCGGCTGTTCCCAACGCTTCGGTCATGAGGGTGTAAAGCCTGCTGCGTTCCCGCCGCAGCAACCCTCCTTCGTATTCCCTGAGGGGGTAATTCTTCTTGATCAGGAGCGTGCCGTCGAGACTGAACCGATGGAACTCCACGGCGCCACCGTTCGACGCCGGCCGGAAGACAAAGGCCGACTCCCGGGACGAATCGCGCATGAGATGAACCGTCGGGGCGTCATCCACCATGCTTACGTCCATGTTGTAGATGTTGGTCATGAGCATGGTGAGGAAGCACTCTTCCTCAAAGAATCCGGCCGCGCTGCCGTCGGACACCTCGAAGTAGAACGAGTGCCGGCCTTTTCCATCGTCGCTGGCCGGTTTGCCGCAAAGCAGGCACTGGCTCTTGATCCCTGAAAGCCGCGCGAAAAACTCTTCCTTCTTGCGACTTTCCTCGGTCTGGAGCCACTTGTGGAAGAGGAGAGAACGGGGCTCCGTGGTGGCGTGGTACTCGTTGATGAGAATCTGGGCCAACTGGGCGAACTGGCCGTGGACTTCGGTCCACTTGGCATGGGTCAGAATCGGATAGATTTTGCCGTCCGGGTTGGTAGTGAGGCTTTCCACCTTGGGACTCTTGGATATGTACACGTCGAGGCAACGGTACCCGCGGTTGATGGCGTAGGCCTTGAGCAGCGTTTTCTGGTCGTTGAAGGGACCGTCGAACTTGATCCGTTCGTCCACGAGGCAGGGGATGAGGCTGAGACTCTTGCGGTCGAGCCCCCGCTGTTCGAACAGCGCGAAGATGTTGCGGCAATTCTCCAGGCTCGGCATGTCCTTGACCGGGATGATGGCCCGATCCGCCGCGAACAGGGCATTCTGGGTGAACATGTCCAGGTCGGGCCTCGTGTCGATGATGAGAACACCGGGGATGCGCGAGGCGGCCAGGAGCCGCGCCAGGACCATGGGCCCCCGGATGGAGCCTTTCAGGTCGTTGAGACTGGATGACGAAGGGATGTAGCCGACTCCGTACTGACCGGTGTGGATCAGGTCGCGGGGCGGAGATTCCATGAGCAGGTCGGCCACGCTGCCGGTCAGCCTCTGCCCCTTGATCTCGAACATCCGGTCTACGGTGAAGTGGTTGTCGAAGGAAAAGATGGTAACCGGCAGATTCTCGTCGAGGGCCTTCAGATAGATTGCCAGGTTTGTGGCAAGAGTGGTCTTGCCGACCCCTCCCTTTTCCGAGGAGACAGTGATAACATAAGGGTAATTCTGCATGGGGCACATACTACACTGTCCGCCTGACAACGGTCAACCCGGTTTGACAGGCCATTGCCCCTGAATTGTATCTCTTTGATACTAAATGATTTTACTCGGGACGACCGTGGATATTTTTTCTGAAAAACGAATTTTGACCGTGTCCCAGCTCACCTCGCTCATCCGCGGGGTGCTCGAGGAAAACTTCGAGCACGTGTGGGTGGAAGGGGAGGTTTCCAATCTCGCCACGCCGGCTTCCGGCCACCTCTACTTCACTCTGAAGGACGGGGCGGCCCAGATCCGCTGCGTCATGTTCAGGGCATCATCCAGGGCACTGAAATTTCGCCCCCGGGACGGGATGGGCCTTATCGTCCGCGGGAGAGTCACGGTGTACGATCAGCGGGGAGAGTACCAACTGCTGGTGGAATACCTAGAACCTCGCGGCATCGGGGCCTTGCAACTGGCTTTCATCCAGTTGAAGGAACAGTTGGCCCGGGAGGGGCTGTTCGCTGACGAGCACAAGAAGCCCATTCCATCGCTGCCCCAGAAAATCGGAGTGGTCACCTCGGCCACGGGGGCGGCCATCCATGACATCCTCACCGTGCTGAACCGCCGTTTCGCCAACGTAGAGATCCTCATCCGCCCGGTCAAGGTCCAGGGGGAGGGGGCTGCGGAAGAAATCGCCGGGGCCATCGACGACTTCAACCGCTACGGCGCCATCGACGTGATGATCGTCGGGCGGGGGGGCGGATCGCTCGAAGATCTGTGGGCATTCAACGAGGAAACGGTGGCGCGGGCCATCCATCGCTCGCGTATCCCGGTGATCTCCGCCGTTGGGCACGAAGTGGACTTCACCATCGCCGACTTTGTCGCCGATCTGCGTGCCCCCACGCCGTCGGCGGCGGCCGAACTGGTGGTGAAGAGCAAAGAGGAGCTTGCCGCCCGTCTCGAATTCCTCAGGCACCGGCTTGTCCAGGGGGTGCGGCAGGTGCTGGCCGAGGGAAGAGCCGGGATCGACGGTCTCAGCCGCTCCCTGCGTGACCCGTCCATGCTGGTGGGACACCTGTCGCAGCGAATCGACGACCTGTCGGCCCGGCTTGAGCGCGGGGCAGCGAACAGTGTCCGCCGTCACCGCGGCAGTCTCGATCTGCTGACCACCAATCTGCGCCTCACCAACCCAGCCGTCAGGATCGAGCGGGCCCGTGAAAGGGCCATGGTCCTTGCCGGGCAAAACGAGGCGCTGCTCCGCCGCTTTCTGGACCATCTCAGGGAGGAGTCGCTCGTGGCGGCTGCGCGGCTCGATACGCTTTCGCCCCTGGCCACCATGGCCCGGGGATACAGTATCGTGCTGAAGCTTCCCGAGCGGCGCCTTGTTACCGACAGTGCCCGCCTGGCGCCGGGAGACCGGGTGGAATTGCGCCTTCGCCGCGGCCGGGTCGGCTGTTGCGTGGAATCCAGCAACGACACGTGACAAACCTTGACTCACCCTGTCCGGGCGCTATAATGACCCCTCCATTTTCATATTCGGGATAAAACAATGGCTGTTGAAAAATTCGAAACCGCGCTGAAAAAGCTGGAAGACGTGGTCAGGAAGCTGGAGGGAGGAGACCTTTCCCTCGACGATTCGCTCAAGGCCTTCGAAGAAGGGGTCAAAATGGCCTCTTTCTGCACGAAGAAACTGGACGAGGCCGAGAAAAAGGTGGAACTTCTCCTGAAAAAGAAAAACGGCACGTTCGTGCGCGAGGATTTCCGGCTGGACGACGAATAGGCCGGTTCCGCGCGCATGAACCCTCACGTGAAAGGATGGTCCGATGGATCTGAAAACGTATCTCAAAGAACGCTGTGCCCTGGTGGACGAGGCATTGGGACGCCATCTGCCGGCCGAAGACGATCTTCCATCCTCGGTGCACCGCGCCATGCGCTATTCGGTTTTTGCTGGTGGGAAGCGGGTCCGCCCGATCCTGATGCTGGCAGCCTGCGACGCCGTTGGAGGCGATACGGCGCTGGCCCTGCCGGCGGCCTGCGCCATGGAGATGATCCATACCTACTCTCTCATCCATGACGACCTGCCGGCAATGGATGACGATGATTTCCGCCGCGGGCGGCCAACGAATCACAAGGTGTTTGGCGAGGCCATTGCCATCCTTGCCGGAGACGCCCTGCTCACCGAGGCGTTTATTCTCATGAGCTCTCCCTCCTATGCTGCCGCGGTTGGAAACGATCGGCTCCTGCCAGTCATTCACGAGATTGCCCTCTGTGCCGGTTCCCGGGGAATGGTCGGCGGACAGGTGATCGACATGGAGAGCGAGGGGAACAAGGAGATCGATCTGGCAACGGTCCAGTACATTCACACCCGCAAGACCGGTGCCCTGATCAAGGCATCCATAAAGGCGGGAGCAGTGCTGGGCGGGGGCGATGCCGACGCTGTCAAGGCGATGACGCGCTATGGCGAAGCCATTGGCCTGGCGTTCCAGATTGCCGACGACATCCTCGATATCGAGGGAACCACCGAGCAGATCGGCAAGGACGCGGGCAGCGACGAAGCTCGGGGGAAAGCCACCTATCCGGCCGTGCTGGGCCTGTCCGAATCCAAGCGGCGCGCCCAGGAACTTCTCGATCTCGCCATTGAGGCCCTTTCGCCCTTTGACCACCGGGCTGACCCTCTCAGGGAAATCGCCCGGTACATCGTGTCACGGAAATCATGATGTCACGCATTCTCGACAGGATAGATTCTCCCTCGGACCTGAAGGGACTCTCTGTGGCCGACCTGGGGATCCTTGCAGAGGAGATCCGGCAGGAAATCATAGCCGTCTGCTCCCGCAATGGCGGTCACGTAGCTCCAAGTCTCGGCGTGGTGGAACTTACCCTGGCGCTGCACCGGGTATTCGCCTCGCCCGAGGATAAAATCGTCTGGGACGTGGGCCACCAGGCCTATGCCCACAAACTCGTGACCGGTCGCCGGGACCGGTTCGCAACCCTGCGGACCCTCGGAGGGATCAGCGGCTTCCTCAAGCGTGCCGAGTCGCCCCACGACGTGTTCGACGCCGGCCATGCGTCCACCTCCATTTCCGCCGCCTTGGGGCTTGCGGCTGCCCGTGACCTCGCCGGCAGGAAGAACAAGGTGGTGGCGGTCATCGGCGACGGCTCCATGACCGGCGGCATCGCCTACGAAGGGCTCAACCATGCGGGGCACCTGAACCGCGATCTGGTCGTGGTCCTGAACGACAACGAGATGTCCATCGCCGAGAACGTGGGGGCTCTCTCCAATTTCCTGAGCCGCACCGTTACCAGCGAGTTCGTTCATACCCTGAAGAAGGATGTGGAAAGCTTTCTCGAGGGGCTCGACCGGATCGGCCGGAACGTTCTCAAGGTGGCAAAGCGGGCAGAGGAGTCTCTCAAGGGGCTCTTTACGCCGGGTATGCTCTTCGAGGCCTTCGGGTTCGAGTATATCGGCCCCATCGACGGCCACGACATCGGCCGCCTCACGGAAACCTTCGAAAAGGTCAGGCGGTTCGATGACGCGGTCCTGGTCCATGTCCTGACCAAAAAGGGGAAGGGGTTTGCCCCGGCCGAAGCCAAACCGTCGCTTTTCCACGGGGTCGGCCCCTTTGACCCGGTCAGCGGTGAAATCGTAAAAGGGAAGGGCGGGGCCGCATCCTACACGGGTGTCTTCGGCCAAGCCCTGACACGGATTGCCGACGAAGACGAGCGGGTCGTCGCCATCACTGCGGCCATGCCCGACGGTACGGGCCTCGGCTCCTTTTCGGCCCGCCACCCCGCTCGCTTCTGCGATGTGGGGATTGCGGAGCAACACGGTGTAACCTTTGCCGCCGGCCTTGCAGCCGAGGGGTTCCGGCCGGTCTTCGCCATTTACTCTTCGTTCCTGCAGCGTGCCTATGACCAGCTCTTCCACGATGTCTGCCTCATGAACCTGCCGTTGACCTTTGCCATCGACCGCTCCGGCGTCGTGGGGAGCGACGGTCCGACCCACCACGGCCTTTTTGACCTGTCCTACCTGCGCACCCTGCCCAACATGGTCATCATGGCCCCCAAGGACGAAAACGAGCTGCAGCACATGCTCAAGACCGCCATCGCCCACGATGGCCCTGCAGCGGTCCGCTATCCCCGCGGCAATGGCCTGGGCGTTCCCCTTGACCAGTCACTGGTTCCGATCCCTCTGGGCACGTCGGAAGTGCTCCGTGCCGGCAACGGCACCTGCGTTGTGTTGGCGGTGGGCACCATGGTCGGGCCTGCCCTCGAAGCGGCCGCCACCCTTGAAGGTGAGGGCATTGACCTGACCGTGGTCAACGTCCGGTTTGTGAAGCCCCTCGACCGGGAACTCATTCTGTCGTATGCCGACCGGGCAGGAGTGCTGGTGACCATTGAGGAAAACGTCCTTCAGGGGGGGTTCGGCTCAGCCGTGCTCGAACTGCTTGCCGACGAAGGCGCAGAAGGCGTTGCCGTGCATCGGCTCGGTTTCCCGGACCGTTACGTGGAGCAGGGTGAGCAGCATGAACTGCGGTCACGCTACGGCCTCGATGCCGAGGGGATCGCCGGACGGATCAGGGTGTTGTCCACGCGCTAGCTGTGGATCCATACCTCCTGCCGGGCGCAATGGTTGGACTGACATGCGCTCCGGGCCATCATCGATGGGGGCAGCCGATGCACTATGCAGATCTCGTCAAGTCTCTGGAAATATTCGGACTATCCGACCGGGTGACGCTACGGGAGATCAAGGCCCGTCACCGGGAACTCGTGCGGCGCCATCATCCCGACACGGGAGAAGAGGGCGACCCTGAGCGAATCCGGCTCATCAACGGGGCCTATGCCCTGCTTCGCAAGTACGCCGACGGTTACCGCCTCTCTTTCTCCGAAGATGAGTTCTACGAGCAAAACCCCGATGAACGGCTTCGGATGCAGTTTGAAGATGCTCCTCTCTGGGGCATGCGTTGAACGCCATCCAGAAACACCGCCTGCGGTTTACCCTTCCCCTGCTGCTCGGTGGCTTTATGGCCGCCGTCCCGCCGGCAACCGGCGCCGACCCGATCGCCCAGAACAACTACGGTGTCCAACTCATTGAGCGCGGCGAGGTGGAAAAGGCCATAGAGCAACTGGAACAGGCCTTTTCTCTCTTTTCCCTGGACCCGACGCTGAGGGATAACCTTGCCGCGGCCCACGCCCTTCTCGGGCGGAAACTGCTGGAGAGCAAATCCTACGGGGAGGCGGCACGGCATTTCGGCCGCGGCAGCGAGCTCTATCCCGACGAACCCCGTTTTCATCTTTTGAGGGGAATCGCCTTTTCCCTGGCCAAGAATGGAGAAATGGCCCGTTACGAGCTTTCCCTGGCCCGGTCCCTCGGCGGAGATACGGCAGAAGGTCTGTATTTTCTGGGCAAAACATATTACGACACGGGTGAGACCGATCAGGCCATGGCTTTGTGGGAAAAAGCCGCGAACCTTGCGCCCTCCGAGTCCTTCCTGGCCGGACTGCTGGAAAAGGTGCGGCGTGAGCAGTCGGTCGAGGAACGGATGGAGCGGGGGCATAGTTCACGCTTCATTGTTTCTTACGACAGCGGAACGAAGACCGGCAGCGCCCTGGCAATTCTTGATCTGCTTGAGGAATTCTATAATTCGGTCGGCACCGATGTGGGGTATTTCCCCGCCTCACGGATTCCGGTCATACTCTATACCCGCCAGGACTACCGGGAGGTCACCCGGTCGCCCCACTGGTCGGGCGGATTGTATGACGGCAAAATCCGTCTCCCTGTCGGCGGCATAACCGAGATCACACCGGATATCCGGGCAACCCTGCGCCATGAATATGCTCATGCCGTCGTCATCGACCTGACCCGCGGCAATTGCCCCACCTGGCTGAACGAGGGGATTGCCGAAATCCAAGGGCGTCTGGAGTATAGCCCACCACTCGGCGAGTTGGGAAAGGCGGCTAAGCGTGGTGAGTTCTTGCCGCTGAAACGCCTCGAAGGATCATTTGCCGGACTTGAAGGTAACGAGGTGCGTCTTGCCTACGAGCAAAGCTATTCCCTTGTCAACTTTATCGTTTCCGCCCACGGATGGCATCGGGTTCGGATGGTCCTCGAATACCTGGGGAACGGCTTGCCGCTCGGCAAGGCCATGAACCGAGCGTTTGCCGACGTGGGGCTCGATTATGACGGTCTGTTTGCCCAATGGCGCGATCATGCGCTGAGAGAGTTTGGTGGCGGAGACGCTCCGGAGCGATAAGCCGGATTCCGGTAAAATAGAAAACGGCCTGCAAAAGCAGGCCGTTTTCTATTGGAGGTCAGTGCTGATCAGTTTGCGTTGACAAAGGTCTTAAGATTCGCAAGATCCGCGGCGGTGAGCGTAATTCCCTTGTGCCCCGAAACGCCGGCGGTGAACTTTCCGTCAATTTTCGTCCCGGCTTGGGAGAGGCTCGGAGCACTGCCGGAAGCGTCATAGGTGCCCAGGCGGTGACAGGATGCGCACCGGCTGTCGTAGACGGTCTTGCCCGGGTCGACGGTGGGCGTCGGAGTCGGCGTAGGGGTGGGCGTCGGTGTAGGTGTGACAGCCGATGCCAGCGAGGTGGCTATCGCCTGAACTTCAGCGGAAGTGAGGGTGGAAAGGAACCCCATGCCGCCACGATTGCCGGAGATGGCCGACTGGATTGCCGATACGGTTTTTGTCTGGATGTCAGAGTTCGCGAGTGAGCCATGGCATGCCTGACAGTTGCTTCCGTAGAGGGCCGACCCATCGGGCGCCGGAGTGGGCGTAGGCGTAGGGGTGGGTGTCGGGGTCGGCGTGGGAGCAGGAGCAGGCGCCAAGACGTCGACGATTGCCTGGAGCTGAGTTGCGGTCAGGGGAGAGAGGAACCCCATGCCTCCGGCATTCGCGCTTACGGCACTCTGGAGGCGCGCAAGCGTTGTGCCTTTTTTCTCAGAGGTGGCCAGGGCACCGTGACAGGCCGCACAATTGGCTGCGTAAAGTCCTTGTCCGTCTGTCGCCGGAGTGGGGGGAGCCGGCATGTTGCCCATGGTGAAGGTTCCGCCGTTAATGTTCGTCAGGGGAGCGCTGAAGATCGGCGCATTGGTGGACCTGTTGGCGACTACCATGGTGCCGGCACCGAGCTGAACCCGGATCACGTCCAGAACAGCGTCGAGACCGGTGTGGTTGGCCGTGAAGGGGGCGGTGATCGGGTGCACATTGGCACCGTATTGGTCGAGCAGGGGTTTGAGTTGGGTGCGCAGGGCAGCTACGGCAGCCGGCAGGTTGGCACTGATGATTTCGAGCATCGCAGGGGATGGGGATGCATAGACTGTCGCGGCCGGGTCGCTTACGCCGGCGGCGCTGGCCAGTGCCGCATTGGATAGCGGATTGATGTTCGCGGTGCCGGGGCCGGATGCAAACGAACAGATGGTTACGGCAGTCCCGCCGGAGGTGCCGTCCGCCTTCAGGATATACGGCGGCGTCAAACCGGTAACGTCGATGGTGAAGGAGCCGTCTGCGGAGGAAGTGGTGGTTTTTTCCACCGCCGGTGATGAAGAGTCCTTGAGGCGGATCGTGCCCACGAGGGGGGCTCCGGTGGCTGCCACCCCCGATACCGTAGCAGTTGTCGGCGTGGCCGTCGAGGTAGCAGTGGTGGAACCGCCTCCGCCGCCACAGCCGCCAAGTGCCATAAGTGCCGTGATCATGAGCATGATCAGGCTGGTGAACGTTTTCCGGGGCAGCGTGCCCTGTCGTGTCTGGAGCGAAATAAGCCCGTTACGTGCGGTCATTCAGTTTCCTCCCTGAGCGCGTGGTAGTGTACCGGACCAGAACGATCCGGCAGCCCGAGCACACAAAAGCCGGGGCCTGATATCGTTCAGATATTTCGGCGACCCGGCTGTCTCAGGGAGACCCTTAGGCTTTCCGCCCCATCCTCGCGGATGGTTTAGTATTGTCGTGTATCTGATTCGGTTGGTGAATTGCTGACTATAGAACTAACAAACCTCGTATTTGAATGTCAACACAAAATGTTTTTTGAATGTTACCTTATTGAAATGACAAGTGATTGTAAGGTGTTGAATGGCTGAGTTTTGTGCCGTTTTGCGCTGGACGAATCGAGGTTTTCCTTTTTTGCAATGAAAAAGCCGGTCACCCAAAGGATAACCGGCTTCACGTTTCTCTTCTCTTGCGGGCGGGGCTAGCCCCTGTGGCAGAGCTTGCACTTCGTGGGCCCCGCCCCCCGTACCTCGTGGCACCCCTTGCAGGTCTTGTGGGCGTATTCTTTGCCGAAATTTGTTATTTTGCCAGGGGTTTTCTCGTGACAGTTCCTGCATTCCCTGATGAATTCCGAGTGTCGTTTGTGGGTGAAGGTGACGGCGCCGCTTTTGGACGGGAACAGGATGACATCAGCCGCGAGGCCGGCAGAGGCGGTTAGAAGCATGGCAGCGAAGAGAATGACCGTTCGTTTCATGGCACCGTTCCTCAATGGCGGAGTATCCGGAGGACATGTTGCGTGATCAGGCCCCCGGCGGAAGCATGGACACCTTTCTCCCCTCGATCCTGAGGCGTCTCTCAGCAAAGAGCCGGACAGCCTCGGGATAGGTCCGGTGCTCTTCGACCTGGATACGGGCCGAAAGGGAGGCTTCATCGTCATCATCCAGAACCGGAACAACCGCCTGGATGATGATCGGTCCCGTGTCGGTGCCTTCGTCGACAAAGTGCACGGTGCATCCGGAGAACTTGACTCCGTACCGGAGCGCCTGGGCCTGGGCGTGGAGCCCGGGAAAGGCGGGCAGAAGGGCGGGATGGATATTCATGACCGCATTGGGGAAGGCGTCAAGCAGCACCGAAGTAACGATACGCATGAATCCCGCCAGGACGACGAGTTGGACCCCGTGGCCGCGCAGGGTCTCCACCAGGGCCGCGTCATAGGATTCACGGCCGCCATGGGCCCTGTGATCGATATGGATGGCGGGTATGCCGTGCTTTCTTGCCCGTTCGAGGCCAAAGGCGTCAGCCTTGTTGCTGATGACGCAGGCAATTCTCACCGGAAGCGAGTCAGCCTCGATCCGGTCGATGATCGCCTGGAGGTTCGAGCCATTGCCCGAAACGAGAACTCCGACTGCAAGCGGTTCGATCATAGGGCCTCCCACGATGCCACGTCTCCGTTATACGAGTTCGACCATCTCGGCGCCGGGCTCGCACTTGACGACCTCGCCGATGACGAAGGCCTTCTCCTGGAGTCCCGAAAGGCGGATGAGTATCTCGTCGGCCTCGTTTTCGGGTACGGCCAGCACCATGCCGATTCCACAGTTGAACGTGCGGTACATTTCATCCCGCTCAACGGATCCTGCTTCCTGAAGCAGGGAGAAAAGGGGCGGGAGCGGGCATCTGTCCAGATGTACCAAGGCCTTGCAGCCGTTGGGGAGCACGCGGGGAACGTTTTCCAGCAGGCCGCCGCCGGTAATGTGCGCGATGCCGTTCACGTGGAAGTCCCTCAGCAGGTTGAGGATGGACTTGACGTAGATTTTGGTTGGGGTGAGCAGGGCATCGGCCACGGAGGTGCCGAGCCCAGGCAGAATGGAGTCGATGCCGAGCCCCATGGATTCAAAGATAATCTTGCGGGCGAGCGAATAGCCGTTGCTGTGCAGGCCGCTGGAGGCGATGCCCACGAGACGGTTGCCCACCGTGATCGACGATCCGTCGATGATGTTGTCGCGCTCGACCACGCCCACGGTGAACCCGGCAAGGTCGTATTCGCCGGGCTGATAGAAACCGGGCATCTCCGCCGTCTCGCCGCCGATAAGGGCACAGCCGGCCTGGACGCATCCCTCCGAGATCCCTTTGACCACCGCGGCTCCCCGCTGGGGATCCAGTTTGCCCGTGGCGAAATAGTCGAGGAAAAAGAGCGGTTCGGCTCCCTGGACGACGATGTCGTTGACGCACATGGCCACCAGGTCGATGCCAATGGTATCATGCCGATCGGCCATCATGGCTATCTTGAGCTTGGTGCCGACGCCGTCGGTTCCCGAAACCAGGACGGGGTTGCGATACTTGTTGGTGTTCAGGGAAAAGAGCCCGCCAAAGCCGCCGATGTCCGAGATGACCTCGGGCCTGGAAGTGGCTTTCACGAACGGCTTGATGAGCCCCACAAACGTGTTGCCGGCATCGATGTCGACACCGGCGTCCTTATAGGTAAAACCTTTCTTTGTCACTACGTTTCCTCCCGTTAAAAGAAGTGAAAATCTATCGCATGAACCGGTAAATGTCAAACCCTATCTGGCGCGGTTTGAGGCCCGAAAAAAGGGTTTACAAGGGGGTATCCTTCGCCTATGATGCGTACGCTCGATGAATACCGCAGATTACCCGACAATAATGCCCATGACCGCAGGCGATCTGGACGAGGTTCTGAAGATCGAATCCGACTCGTTCCCCCGCCCCTGGACCAGGGATCACTTCGTTGCAGAACTCGCATCCCCCCGTTCTTTCCCCGTTGTCGCCCGGTCGCCGGATGGGCTCGTGGCGGGGTATATCTGTCCGTCACTCCTTTTCGACGAGGGCGAGATACTCGATGTGGCCGTGCGCCGGGATTTTCGCGGGCAGGGTATTGGCGCTCTGCTGGTGACCCATGTCCTGGCAGAGCTTGCCGGGCGGGGCGCCCGGACCGTTCACCTGGAGGTCCGCGTGTCGAATGCCGCCGCCAGGGCGCTTTACCGCCGCCTCGGATTTGCCGAAACCGGCCGACGGCCGGGATACTATGAAAACGGCGAGGATGCCGTGCTGATGACCTATTCAATTAACGAAGGAGAGGGCTCACCCCATGCAGTTTAAGGCGATGATCATCTCGAACCACGAGGTTTCTCCCGGCTACTTCCGCATGAGAGTGTCCGCGCCTCCCGAACTGGCCGATTCCAGACCGGGACAGTTCATCATGGTGCGGGTCCGGGACGCCATCGACCCCCTGTTGCGGCGCCCCTTCGGCATCTTCGACGTGGGTACCGTGGCTTCCGAGTTCTCCGGCTGCGGACCGCAGACCTATGTGGAAATGCTGTACAAGGTGGTGGGGAAGGGGACCGCAACACTCTCCACCTATCACCATGGCGACCACGT of Geobacter anodireducens contains these proteins:
- a CDS encoding cytochrome C, with the translated sequence MTARNGLISLQTRQGTLPRKTFTSLIMLMITALMALGGCGGGGGSTTATSTATPTTATVSGVAATGAPLVGTIRLKDSSSPAVEKTTTSSADGSFTIDVTGLTPPYILKADGTSGGTAVTICSFASGPGTANINPLSNAALASAAGVSDPAATVYASPSPAMLEIISANLPAAVAALRTQLKPLLDQYGANVHPITAPFTANHTGLDAVLDVIRVQLGAGTMVVANRSTNAPIFSAPLTNINGGTFTMGNMPAPPTPATDGQGLYAANCAACHGALATSEKKGTTLARLQSAVSANAGGMGFLSPLTATQLQAIVDVLAPAPAPTPTPTPTPTPTPTPAPDGSALYGSNCQACHGSLANSDIQTKTVSAIQSAISGNRGGMGFLSTLTSAEVQAIATSLASAVTPTPTPTPTPTPTPTVDPGKTVYDSRCASCHRLGTYDASGSAPSLSQAGTKIDGKFTAGVSGHKGITLTAADLANLKTFVNAN
- a CDS encoding phosphoribosylformylglycinamidine cyclo-ligase (catalyzes the formation of 1-(5-phosphoribosyl)-5-aminoimidazole from 2-(formamido)-N1-(5-phosphoribosyl)acetamidine and ATP in purine biosynthesis), whose translation is MTKKGFTYKDAGVDIDAGNTFVGLIKPFVKATSRPEVISDIGGFGGLFSLNTNKYRNPVLVSGTDGVGTKLKIAMMADRHDTIGIDLVAMCVNDIVVQGAEPLFFLDYFATGKLDPQRGAAVVKGISEGCVQAGCALIGGETAEMPGFYQPGEYDLAGFTVGVVERDNIIDGSSITVGNRLVGIASSGLHSNGYSLARKIIFESMGLGIDSILPGLGTSVADALLTPTKIYVKSILNLLRDFHVNGIAHITGGGLLENVPRVLPNGCKALVHLDRCPLPPLFSLLQEAGSVERDEMYRTFNCGIGMVLAVPENEADEILIRLSGLQEKAFVIGEVVKCEPGAEMVELV
- a CDS encoding ribosomal-protein-alanine N-acetyltransferase RimI, coding for MNTADYPTIMPMTAGDLDEVLKIESDSFPRPWTRDHFVAELASPRSFPVVARSPDGLVAGYICPSLLFDEGEILDVAVRRDFRGQGIGALLVTHVLAELAGRGARTVHLEVRVSNAAARALYRRLGFAETGRRPGYYENGEDAVLMTYSINEGEGSPHAV
- a CDS encoding cytochrome C, translated to MKRTVILFAAMLLTASAGLAADVILFPSKSGAVTFTHKRHSEFIRECRNCHEKTPGKITNFGKEYAHKTCKGCHEVRGAGPTKCKLCHRG
- a CDS encoding phosphoribosylglycinamide formyltransferase, whose product is MIEPLAVGVLVSGNGSNLQAIIDRIEADSLPVRIACVISNKADAFGLERARKHGIPAIHIDHRAHGGRESYDAALVETLRGHGVQLVVLAGFMRIVTSVLLDAFPNAVMNIHPALLPAFPGLHAQAQALRYGVKFSGCTVHFVDEGTDTGPIIIQAVVPVLDDDDEASLSARIQVEEHRTYPEAVRLFAERRLRIEGRKVSMLPPGA